A DNA window from Salvelinus sp. IW2-2015 linkage group LG4q.1:29, ASM291031v2, whole genome shotgun sequence contains the following coding sequences:
- the mgat4c gene encoding alpha-1,3-mannosyl-glycoprotein 4-beta-N-acetylglucosaminyltransferase C, with amino-acid sequence MSTVRATRHLPTNTSDFCSKIPVSGSIMRLVWKSLDKMRCFRKRSTIPFLGVLITCLLFLNLYMEDGYVLEEDKRPLRETSIHPSNSERYVHTFRDLTNFSGTINVTYRYLAGNPLPRKKYLTIGLSSVKRKRGNYLMETIKSIFDQSSYEELKEIVVVVHLADFDLAWCENLVQDISRKFAHHIIAGHLLVIHAPEEYYPSLDGLKRNYNDPEDRVRFRSKQNVDYAFLLNFCTNLSDFYMMLEDDVRCSRNFLTSLKKVVTSREGSYWVMLEFSKLGYIGKLYHSRDLPRLAHFLLMFYQEMPCDWLLIHFRDLLAQKDVIRFKPSLFQHMGYYSSYKGAENKLKDDDFEEDSIDIPDNPPASLYTNIHVFENYDATKAYSSVDEYFWGKPPSTGDFFVIVFNKSTKISKIKIVTGTDDRQNDILHHGALEVGEKLVGTKRGRQCSSYITLGDFKYGNIEVQDVDHKIAFDIECVRIVVTASQKEWLIIRSISLWTTQPPNQ; translated from the exons ATCCCAGTGAGTGGCTCCATCATGAGGCTGGTGTGGAAGTCCCTGGACAAGATGAGGTGCTTCCGTAAACGCTCCACCATTCCATTCCTGGGGGTCCTGATCACCTGTCTACTCTTCCTCAACCTGTACATGGAGGATGGATACGTCCTG GAGGAGGATAAAAGACCGCTGAGAGAGACATCAATTCATCCTTCAAACTCTGAGAGATATGTTCACACCTTCAGAGACCTCACTAATTTCTCGGGAACCATAAACGTCACATATCGTTACCTCGCTGGGAACCCACTGCCCCGAAAGA AATATCTTACAATTGGATTGTCATCCGTGAAAAGAAAAAGAGGGAATTACCTCATGGAGACGATCAAATCAATTTTTGACCAGTCCAGTTATGAGGAGCTGAAAGAGATTGTGGTGGTGGTCCACCTGGCAGACTTTGACCTGGCCTGGTGTGAAAACCTGGTGCAGGACATCTCCAGGAAGTTTGCCCACCACATCATCGCTGGGCATCTCCTTGTGATCCATGCCCCTGAGGAGTACTATCCATCACTGGATGGGCTAAAAAGGAACTACAAYGACCCAGAGGACAGGGTACGATTCCGCTCCAAGCAGAACGTCGACTACGCCTTTCTCCTCAACTTCTGCACCAACCTCTCTGATTTCTACATGATGCTGGAGGATGATGTCCGCTGCTCACGGAACTTTCTGACATCCCTGAAGAAGGTGGTCACCTCCAGGGAAGGCTCCTACTGGGTGATGCTGGAGTTCTCCAAGCTTGGCTACATAGGGAAGCTCTACCACTCAAGAGACTTGCCACGCCTGGCCCACTTCCTGCTCATGTTCTACCAGGAGATGCCCTGTGACTGGCTCCTCATTCACTTCCGGGACCTGCTTGCCCAGAAAGACGTGATCCGCTTCAAGCCCTCCTTGTTCCAGCACATGGGCTACTACTCCTCATATAAAGGGGCAGAGAACAAGTTGAAGGATGATGACTTTGAAGAAGACTCAATTGATATCCCTGACAACCCTCCTGCTAGCTTATACACAAACATTCATGTATTTGAAAACTATGACGCCACCAAGGCTTATAGCAGTGTGGATGAATACTTTTGGGGGAAACCCCCCTCTACCGGAGATTTCTTTGTTATAGTCTTTAACAAATCAACTAAAATAAGCAAAATCAAAATCGTGACAGGAACGGACGATCGTCAGAACGATATCCTGCACCATGGAGCTCTGGAAGTAGGAGAGAAGCTGGTGGGGACAAAGAGGGGAAGGCAGTGTTCTTCCTACATCACGTTAGGGGACTTTAAATATGGCAACATTGAGGTTCAAGACGTGGACCACAAGATTGCCTTTGACATTGAGTGTGTTCGTATTGTGGTGACTGCCAGTCAGAAAGAATGGCTGATCATTAGGAGTATAAGCTTGTGGACTACACAACCTCCCAATCAATGA